GGCGTCGAGGTGCTCCACGTAGATCTCGAGCAGCTCGGGGTCGCTGGCGATCTCTTCGGGCACGGGCGCGCCGCGCACGTCGGCCGCGAAGTCCTCGAGCGCGTACGCGATCAGCGCGGCCGCGACGGCGCGCTCGTAGACCGGCTCGTCGGCGATGTCCTCGGAGACGGCGGCCGCGCGCCGCATGGCGTCGTGTCGCTCGTCGAGCCAGTCCGCGAGCGGCCCGTCGGCCCACGCCTGCACCGCCTCGGTCGTGCCGTCGTCCGGCGGCTCGGGGGGCCGCATCGCGACGACCTCCTCGATCTGCGTCCAGAGCTGCTGCCCGGCCTCGCTCAGCGCCTCGCGCGCGACGGCGGGTTGGGGCACGGGAACCGGGGTCGTGGTGCGCACGATCGGCTCCGTCGCGTCCTCTTCGGGAGGGGACTCGCCGCCCGCGCTGGTCGAGATGTCCGAAGCGTCGGACGACGGAGGAGCGCCCCCACATGCAGACGCCGTGAGCGCGAGAACCAGGACCAGAAGGCGCGTCATTCCGCGCAATGTAGCCAACATGCGGCTCCACAGATAGGACCCGGGCGCCCCACGACAGCCGGAAGCTCGCGTGGTAACTTTCCGCGCAGGCGGTGTGGAGTGAACGACGCTCACCTCGATTCGGTGTTGCTGCTCGACGACGACGAGCTCTGGCTCAGGTCGCTCGGCAGGCTGCTCCGCACGCGGGGCCTCGTCGTCCGACCCTTCACGTCGCCCGAGCCCGCGCTCGAGGCGCTCGGGGCGAGCGTCCCGAAGGTCTGCGTGATCGACTTCGTGCTCGGCCGGGGCTGGACCGGCGCGTCGTTCGCGCGCCGCGTCCGCGAACAGCTCGGGACGCGCACGCCGCCCCTCGTGCTCGTGAGCGCCACGCTCGCGGAGATCGACCACGTCGACCTTATCCCCTTCGATCTCTGCCTGGGCAAGCACCTGGATACCGGCAAGATCGTGGACGAGGTCCTGGCCACGGCGGCGGAGGCGCGGCGCGCTCCCCGCTCGCATCATCAGCTCCGGCCGATCCCCCGCCGCGAGCGCAAGAGCACCCCCGATCAGGGGTAGCGTCCCGCCGCACACGAGCCGGCGTTGCTTCCCGGGGCCGTGGCTGAGATCCTCCCTGGGTGACGCTCCGCTTGCTGCTGCCACCGTCGGTGGGCGAGGCGCGCGCCAGAGCGCGGGCCGAGCTGTTGGATCAGTCACTTCGCGCCGACCTCGCGGAGCCGGTGTCGGTCGAGGTCGCGCGGGACTACGGCGACCTCGCCACGCGGGCGAGCCTTGGAGAGGCGCACATCGTGTGGCTGCCGCCCACCCTCTGCGCGCAGCTGGAGTCGACCCTCCGCGGGCTCTTCAAGTGCATCCGCCAGGGGCGCACGACGTACCGCTCGGCCATCGTGGCGCGACGCGGGAGCGTGATGAGTCTCGGAGACCTGCGCCAGAGACGCGCCGCCTGGGTCGATCCGCTCTCGGTCGGCGGGCACCTCCTCGCCGTCGCCGCGCTGCGCGACGCGGGGGTGCCTCAGACGGAGCTGTCCGAGCAGCGCTTCGTGGGGAGCTACCCCGAGGCGCTCAACGCGCTGCTCGCGGGGGAGGTCGAGTTCACGGCGCTGACCGTGCGCGACGACTCGACGGCCGCGGTCCGCGACTCGCTCGCGACCTACGGAGGGCGCGGCGCGGCCGAGCAGCTGGCGTCCGTCTACGTCACGGCGGAGTCCCCCAACGACGCGATCGGGCTGACGCGGGCGCTGGACGACAAGCGCGCCGAGCGATTGAGCACGCGGGTCCTCGAGCGCGACGGCTCTCGCGCCCGCGCCGCGCTCTGCCTCGCGCTGGACGCCGAAGGGTTCCTGCGCGCGCGCCCCGGGGAATACGGAGCGCTCCGCGAGATGATCCAGGACCGATGAACGAACGCGTCGGCTGGCCGACCTTCGCGATCCTGGTGCTCTTCTTCGCCGGTTTCGCCTACGTGGTGCTCCGGATGCACGGCGACGGAGAGACGCCGAACCCCGGGCCGCACGTGGTGCCGTTGACCGACGCGATCGACGACGCCGGCTCCTACCGTCGGCACGCGTGGGGCCCCGACGCGGGCGGCGTGGTCACCGGGCAGGAGGCGCGCCTCGCGGACGCGGGCTCAGCGGATCCAGGAGAGCCCGGGCAGTGAGAAGGGCTCGCCGCGGCGCGCGCGATGCGCGGCCCAGAGCCGGATCGCGCTCCGCACCAGCACGAAGAGGCTGAGGGGGCACAGGAGCGCGAAGGAGCTCGCCCAGGGTGAGCCCCGCCCGATCATCGACAGCGGCACCCCGACGCAGCCGAGCATCAGCCCGAGCGCGAGCAGCTCCAGCAAGGACAGCGCGAGGCTCTGTTTGGCCGCGCGCCGCGCACGCACGTCCCGCGACGACGCCAGCGTCCAGAGCGCGTAGGCGTGCGAGAGGCCGTCGACGGGCAAGAGACACAGGGCGGCCAGGACGTCGCCGTGCCTCGGCATCAGGCCGCGGGCGCGGAGCGCCTGGTCGGGCATGGCCACGGGCAGGTCCATCGCGTCCGCGAGCGCCTCGGCCGCCTCCGAGAGGGCGGCGCCGCGGGCCCCGTGGACCGACAGCAGGGTGATGGGATGCGCGCCCGCGAGCACCAGCCGCCAGCGGCCGCCCGCCCGCTGCACCGCCACCGCGTCCACGTCACGCAGCACCTCGGTGCGCGCCCCCCGGGTGATCAGGCGCTCCCCCAGATCGAGCACGGCCACCGTCTTGGGCGTGCGTCCCACGAGCATCATGCCCAGGCCGACGAGACCCGGGACGCCTCCCGCGAGCGCCGCGGCGAGGACGAGCGCGAGCGTGCCGAGGCCGCCGTCGAGGCCGAAGAGCGCGCCCCCGAGGTAGACCGAGGCGGTCGCCAGCGGCGCCACCCCGAAGACCAGCACGGCCCCGCGCCCCAGCGCGTCCAGGGGATCGCGGCGCACCTCGACGAGGTCCCCGCGCACGCGCACATGATCGCTCACCGGACGGTTCTACCGCCACCGGCGCGCGGAGATTCCCCGCTCACACGCCGCCGCCCGGGCCGTGGTCGTGCGGCAGGCTCCCGCGCGGGCTGCGCAGGTAGACGAACGGCGTCAGCGCGAGGAGGTTCGAGACGCGCGACATGTAGACGTCGGCGTAGCGCTCGATCTGCCGCGCGAGGTGGCTCTTGTCGTTGCCCGTCCGGAGCAGCAGCCCCCAGCGCTCGTTGACGAGCTGGCCGGCCTGTCGGGCGAGGGGCGAGATGCGCTGATCGAGGGACACCAGCTGCTCGCGGAGCGCCCGCATGCGCTGCTCGAGCTCGCTCGCCGTCGCCTCCGGCTGCGGCCCGTAGCCCTTCTGCACCCGCTGTAGCCCGAGCCGGAGCCGCGAGAAGGCGTGCTCGAGCCGCTCCTTCTCGTCCATCAGCAGGCTCAGCTCGGCCTGCCCTTGCTTGTATCCCTCGAGCGCCGTGAGCTCCGCCTCCAGGTCGCGCACCACGAGCGCGGTGCGCCAGCGCAGCATGCTCCGCGACACGCGCACGTCGCTGAAGATGTGATCGCCCACATAGAGGATCTCGTCGCCGCTCAGCCCGAGGGCCTCCTCGACCCCGGCCGCGTTGCCGCCGAGGAACGCGCCGCCGACCTTCGGCCCCAGGCAGGGGAGGAGCTTGCCCTCCTCGTCGACCACCTCGAACCACGGCATGCGGTGCTCGAAGAAAGACGGCTTGCGAGCCGAGACGATCACCACGTCGAAGAGATCGCGCCAGGTCGTGTCGCCCGGCAGGAAGCGGTCGAACGCGTAGCTCATCATCGACGTCGTGTACGGCCACTCGCTGTTCGTGATGATCAGGAGCTTCTTGCCCGCCTCGCGCAGGTCCATCAGCGCGAGCGGCAGGTCCGGGTCGAGCACGACGAAGCGCTCCGGGTCGGCGACGATGGCCGCCTTCAGCTGCCCCTCCATGTGCGCCTCGTCGAGGCTCGAGCGCACGACCTTGTAGAGGTCCGCGTAGCCGAGCACGCCCTTGATCTGGTCGTCGTCCAGGCGGTCGACGAGCTGCGCGTACATGCACGCCTCGCTCAGGGAGAAGAGCGTGTTGAGGAAGACCCAGCGCGGCTCCGAGAGGTCCACGAGATCGCGCGCGTAGATCTCCTTCTGCTCGTCGTAGGGGAGCACGCGCGTGCCGTGCTGGGCGCGCTTGACGTAGCCGAAGCGGTTGGCCTTGACGATGTTGCCATGCTCCAGGTCCAGCACGAGCCCGAGCGCGACGAGCTTCGGGTCGAAGTCGAGCCCGTCGACCGGCCAGCCGCGCGCCTCGAGGCGGCTCCTCAGGTGCGCGTACGCCTCGCGCTCCCACTCGTCCGCGTCGTAGTGGATGAGCGTGTAGTCCATGTCGAAGCCCACCGCGCGGATCGACCGGAGGTTGAGCGTCCGGTTGCAGAAGATCCGTCGGATGGGCTGCGGGAGGCCGAGGTCCTCCTCGTACACGTCGTTCATGGGCGACTCATAGCCCCCCGGGCCCTGGATGGCGAGGGGCTCAGCCCGCGGAGAGGCGCCCCACGGTGGCGACGACGTCGGCCACGTCGAAGGGCTTCTCGTAGGTGGCGTCGACCTTGAACCGGTCGGCGACCTCCTCGCGACGCACGCTCGCGGTGATCAAGATCACCGGCGGCCGCGGCGACCCCAGCACGCGCAGCAGCTCCTCGCCGTCGAGCTGCGGCATCATCAGGTCGACCAGCAAGACCGAGGGCCGGTTGAGCTCGAACGCTCGGATGGCCTCCATGCCGTCGTTCGCGGTCACCACCCGGTGCCCCGCGTGCTCGAGCGCCCGCTTCAGCATCGCGCACAGATCGGGGTCGTCGTCGATGACGAGGATGGGGCCGTCGGGGCTCATCTCCTGGATGATACGCGAATCGCTCAGATCGAGAAGAACTCGCGGATCCGCTGGAGCAGCTCGCCGCTGCGCTCGGTCACCGCGGGGTCGCCGGCCGTGGACGGGCGGTTGCTGTTGCGCAGCGCGAGCTCCCGCTCGGCCAGCACCGCGCTCATGTTCTCGGCGAGGTCGGGCGAGGCCTCGAGCACGGGCTGCAGCGAGTCCTTGGAGACCACGAAGAGGCTGACCTCGCCGTCCGAGCGCACGGTCGCGCGGCGCTGCTCGCCCGTGAGCAGGCTCATCTCCCCGAAGAAGTCGCCGCGCTTCAGGGTCGCCACGTGCTGCATGCCGTCGTGCACGTCGATGAGCACCTCCAGCTCGCCCTTCTCGACGATGAAGAGCTCCTCGCCGTAGTCGCCCTGCTGGATGACGAGCTCGTGGTGCGCATAGAGCCGCCGCTCGGTGTGCATCGCGACCTCGTGCAGCAGCTCGGGGCCCAGCGGATGGAAGAGCTCGATCTTCGCGATCGCCCGCTCGATGTCGGCGATGGTCGCCTGGTGGTGCGCCTCGGCCGTGGCCGCGTTCTGCTCGACGACCGTGACGCGGCGCTGCGGGGCCGGGATCTGCAGCGCGCCTCGGCGCAGCGCGTACCAGAGCCGGTCGCGCACGCGGGAGTCGATCACCTCGCGCTGATCGAAGTCCTCGATGAAGTAGCGCACGCGGTACTCGATGCCGCGCTCGGTGAAGTCGATCGTCTGGATGTCCGGCGGCGGGTGCGAGCGGACTCCGTCGACCTCCACGACCGCCTCCGCGAGCAGCCGGTGCACGCGCGCGGGCGGCGCCTCGTAGGGGCCCAGGATGGTGGACTTGCGCCGGACGAGCCGCGTGGGCTTCGAGTAGTTCCGGATGGGCGCCTTCGCGAGGAGGTTGTTGGGCACGGTGACCTCGACGCGATCGATGGTCAGCAGCCGGGTCGCCCGCCAGTTGATCTCCAGCACCTCCCCGATGTGCGCGGGGTCGTCGTCGAACTGCACCCAGTCGCCGACCTCGAAGGGGGTCTGCGCCTGGATGGCGAGGCCGGCGAAGAGGTTCCCGAGCGTGTCCTGGAGGGACAGGCCGATCACCGCGGTCAGGAGCGCCGAGGTCGTCAACAGCGAGCCGGGCTCGACCCCCGCCGCGTGCAGCACGAGGAGCGCCACCACCGCGTAGAAGGCGACCTGGATGATGTCGCGGAAGATCCCCGGCAGGCTCCGGCGCTTGCCGCGGCGCAGGAAGGCGTGGAGGATCGCGAGGTACGTCGCGCGCGCGATCGACAGGAGCAGGAGCGTCAGCGCGGTCAGCCGGAGCAGCCGCCGCGCCATGTGCGCGAAGCCCTCCCCCTCGCTCGGCTCGGGCATGAGGCCCAGGACGACGATCAGGATGAGGTGCCCGACCAGGAGCACGAGCGGCGCGCGGATGATGCGCCGCTGCCCGGTCGGCACCACCAGACGCAGGAGCAGGAGCAGCAGCACCGCGACCGCGATGCCAAAGCCGCCGAAGGGAGTCAGGCTCCCCTCGAAGAACGCGACGACATCCTCGCCCTGCACGACGGCGAGATCTACCGCACGCGGGGCTCGACCGCGAGGGTCGTGATCTGCGCGCCGTCTTCCTCCACCACGATCGTGTGCTCGAACTGCGCGGCCCAGCTCCCGTCGAGGGTGCGCATCGTCCAGCCGTCCGCGTCGGTCACGAGGTCGGGCGCGCCGAGCGTGAGGATGGGCTCGATGGTGATCGCCATGCCCGCCTTCAGCCGGATCCCGCGCCCTGGAGAGCCGAAGTGATCGACGTGGGGCGGCTGGTGCATGCGACGCCCGATCCCGTGGCCACCCACCACGCGCACGACGCTGCACCCGGCGCGGCGCGCGGTCGCCTCGATGACCGCGCCGACGTCGCCGAGCCGGACGCCGGCCCGCACCTGCGCGACGCCCTCATCACGGCAACGACGCGCGGTCTCGAGGAGGTGCGCCGCCTCCGGGCTCGGCGTCCCGACGGCGAAGGTGGCGCAGGTGTCCCCGTGCCAGCCGTGGAGCTGGCTCGTCACGTCGACCGAGACCAGGTCGCCGTCCTCCAGCACGTCGTCCTCGCGCGGGATCCCGTGACACGCGACGTCGTTCCGGCTGGTGCAGACCGCGGCCGGGAAGCCGTGGTAGCCGAGCTGGCTCGGGCGCGCGCCCTGGCGGGCGGTGTCCGCGCGCACCCAGGCGTCGATCTCCGAGGTCCGCACGCCGGGCTCGAGCAGCTGGCCGACGCGCGACAGGGTCTCGGCCGCCACGCGCCCGGCGCGCCGCATGTGGTCGATCTCGGCGGGACGAAGCCGTGTGATCCGCATGCTCGACGATGCTGCGCAGAGGGCCGCCACACCCATACCTTTTGGGTATTGGACGCGCGGGCCGGGAACCGCGTCATACTCCGCGGGCCATGAGCCTCACCCAGCTGGAGTCCTTCATCGCCGTCGCCGAGGAGGGCCACGTCGGCCGCGCCGCCCGTCGCCTCCACATCTCCCAGCCCCCGCTCAGCCGGCAGATACGGCGGCTGGAGGACGAGCTCGGGGCGCCGCTCTTCGC
Above is a genomic segment from Sandaracinaceae bacterium containing:
- a CDS encoding response regulator; protein product: MNDAHLDSVLLLDDDELWLRSLGRLLRTRGLVVRPFTSPEPALEALGASVPKVCVIDFVLGRGWTGASFARRVREQLGTRTPPLVLVSATLAEIDHVDLIPFDLCLGKHLDTGKIVDEVLATAAEARRAPRSHHQLRPIPRRERKSTPDQG
- a CDS encoding PhnD/SsuA/transferrin family substrate-binding protein, yielding MTLRLLLPPSVGEARARARAELLDQSLRADLAEPVSVEVARDYGDLATRASLGEAHIVWLPPTLCAQLESTLRGLFKCIRQGRTTYRSAIVARRGSVMSLGDLRQRRAAWVDPLSVGGHLLAVAALRDAGVPQTELSEQRFVGSYPEALNALLAGEVEFTALTVRDDSTAAVRDSLATYGGRGAAEQLASVYVTAESPNDAIGLTRALDDKRAERLSTRVLERDGSRARAALCLALDAEGFLRARPGEYGALREMIQDR
- a CDS encoding HAD-IG family 5'-nucleotidase; amino-acid sequence: MNDVYEEDLGLPQPIRRIFCNRTLNLRSIRAVGFDMDYTLIHYDADEWEREAYAHLRSRLEARGWPVDGLDFDPKLVALGLVLDLEHGNIVKANRFGYVKRAQHGTRVLPYDEQKEIYARDLVDLSEPRWVFLNTLFSLSEACMYAQLVDRLDDDQIKGVLGYADLYKVVRSSLDEAHMEGQLKAAIVADPERFVVLDPDLPLALMDLREAGKKLLIITNSEWPYTTSMMSYAFDRFLPGDTTWRDLFDVVIVSARKPSFFEHRMPWFEVVDEEGKLLPCLGPKVGGAFLGGNAAGVEEALGLSGDEILYVGDHIFSDVRVSRSMLRWRTALVVRDLEAELTALEGYKQGQAELSLLMDEKERLEHAFSRLRLGLQRVQKGYGPQPEATASELEQRMRALREQLVSLDQRISPLARQAGQLVNERWGLLLRTGNDKSHLARQIERYADVYMSRVSNLLALTPFVYLRSPRGSLPHDHGPGGGV
- a CDS encoding response regulator; the encoded protein is MSPDGPILVIDDDPDLCAMLKRALEHAGHRVVTANDGMEAIRAFELNRPSVLLVDLMMPQLDGEELLRVLGSPRPPVILITASVRREEVADRFKVDATYEKPFDVADVVATVGRLSAG
- a CDS encoding mechanosensitive ion channel family protein, which produces MQGEDVVAFFEGSLTPFGGFGIAVAVLLLLLLRLVVPTGQRRIIRAPLVLLVGHLILIVVLGLMPEPSEGEGFAHMARRLLRLTALTLLLLSIARATYLAILHAFLRRGKRRSLPGIFRDIIQVAFYAVVALLVLHAAGVEPGSLLTTSALLTAVIGLSLQDTLGNLFAGLAIQAQTPFEVGDWVQFDDDPAHIGEVLEINWRATRLLTIDRVEVTVPNNLLAKAPIRNYSKPTRLVRRKSTILGPYEAPPARVHRLLAEAVVEVDGVRSHPPPDIQTIDFTERGIEYRVRYFIEDFDQREVIDSRVRDRLWYALRRGALQIPAPQRRVTVVEQNAATAEAHHQATIADIERAIAKIELFHPLGPELLHEVAMHTERRLYAHHELVIQQGDYGEELFIVEKGELEVLIDVHDGMQHVATLKRGDFFGEMSLLTGEQRRATVRSDGEVSLFVVSKDSLQPVLEASPDLAENMSAVLAERELALRNSNRPSTAGDPAVTERSGELLQRIREFFSI
- the map gene encoding type I methionyl aminopeptidase; this encodes MRITRLRPAEIDHMRRAGRVAAETLSRVGQLLEPGVRTSEIDAWVRADTARQGARPSQLGYHGFPAAVCTSRNDVACHGIPREDDVLEDGDLVSVDVTSQLHGWHGDTCATFAVGTPSPEAAHLLETARRCRDEGVAQVRAGVRLGDVGAVIEATARRAGCSVVRVVGGHGIGRRMHQPPHVDHFGSPGRGIRLKAGMAITIEPILTLGAPDLVTDADGWTMRTLDGSWAAQFEHTIVVEEDGAQITTLAVEPRVR